One genomic window of Caenorhabditis elegans chromosome I includes the following:
- the fcp-1 gene encoding RNA polymerase II subunit A C-terminal domain phosphatase (Confirmed by transcript evidence) produces MDIKFEGNDAECTAGLKKASEGSFVLKDHVLIEFKINGKVAGKIKTPCEGVVTFGKGLKPGIVLNKGQVIATVSECTHAIVIKDMCATCGKDLREKGGRAGQRKEQSTANVSMIHHVPELIVSDTLAKEIGSADENNLITNRKLVLLVDLDQTIIHTSDKPMTVDTENHKDITKYNLHSRVYTTKLRPHTTEFLNKMSNMYEMHIVTYGQRQYAHRIAQILDPDARLFEQRILSRDELFSAQHKTNNLKALFPCGDNLVVIIDDRSDVWMYSEALIQIKPYRFFKEVGDINAPKNSKEQMPVQIEDDAHEDKVLEEIERVLTNIHDKYYEKHDLRGSEEVLLDVKEVIKEERHKVLDGCVIVFSGIVPMGEKLERTDIYRLCTQFGAVIVPDVTDDVTHVVGARYGTQKVYQANRLNKFVVTVQWVYACVEKWLKADENLFQLTKESTPPVGRPLGSKYVNDLANMDTIGKAALADMNNEVDEALSDDEDDGDNEDEDDDGNDVGEDKGDENLEEKQEKNEEEMDDVEQNGSVENQSGDALENETDSTSRGQKRKHCPEMEDEEEESDSDNEDDDTPMSYKALLSDSRKKGRIVPENEDDAVFDVDDEKGHAPANIDEEEDDEDNEDEEVPESDDDDEFEDMAALIERQISDAVDEKDQ; encoded by the exons ATGGATATTAAATTTGAAGGAAACGATGCCGAGTGCACAGCTGGCCTGAAAAAGGCCAGTGAAGGAAGTTTTGTATTGAAAGATCACGTTCTGATAGAATTCAAAATCAACGGAAAAGTGGCGGGAAAGATAAAGACACCATGTGAGGGTGTAGTTACTTTTGGAAAAGGTCTTAAACCAGGAATCGTATTGAATAAg ggtCAAGTGATTGCTACAGTATCCGAATGTACTCATGCAATTGTTATCAAAGATATGTGTGCAACATGTGGTAAAGATCTACGTGAAAAGGGAGGACGAGCCGGTCAGAGAAAGGAACAATCAACGGCTAATGTATCTATGATTCATCATGTTCCAGAACTTATTGTGTCGGATACG ctagcAAAAGAGATTGGATCAGCCGATGAAAACAATCTGATCACCAATAGAAAACTCGTATTGCTTGTTGATTTGGATCAGACAATTATTCACACTTCCGACAAACCAATGACTGTGGATACTGAAAAT CACAAAGACATCACCAAATATAACCTTCACTCTCGTGTTTATACCACTAAACTCCGACCACATACAACAGAATTCTTGAATAAAATGTCAAATATGTATGAAATGCACATTGTTACCTATGGACAACGTCAATATGCTCATCGTATTGCTCAGATTCTTGATCCAGATGCTCGACTCTTTGAACAACGCATTTTGTCTCGAGATGAACTATTCTCGGCTCAACACAAGACCAATAATTTGAag gCTCTATTCCCATGTGGCGACAATCTTGTAGTGATTATTGATGATCGATCAGATGTCTGGATGTATTCTGAAGCACTTATTCAAATCAAACCTTATCGATTCTTCAAAGAAGTCGGCGACAttaatgctccaaaaaactcaaaagaaCAAATGCCAGTTCAAATTGAAGATGATGCTCATGAGGATAAGGTTCTTGAAGAAATTGAGCGAGTTTTAACGAATATTCATGATAAATATTATGAAAAGCACGATTTAAGAGGATCCGAGGAAGTGTTGCTTGATGTAAag GAAGTGATCAAAGAGGAACGACACAAAGTTCTTGATGGATGTGTCATTGTTTTTTCGGGAATCGTACCAATGGGTGAAAAGCTTGAAAGAACTGATATTTATCGTTTGTGTACTCAATTTGGAGCAGTTATTGTACCAGATGTGACTGATGATGTTACTCATGTTGTTGGAGCAAGATATGGAACACA aaaagtttatCAAGCCAATCGTCTCAATAAGTTTGTGGTCACAGTTCAATGGGTATATGCTTGTGTCGAAAAGTGGCTTAAAGCAGATGAAAATCtgtttcaactaacaaaagaAAGTACTCCTCCAGTTGGACGTCCACTTGGATCAAAGTATGTCAATGATTTGGCAAATATGGACACAATTGGGAAAGCCGCGTTAGCTGATATGAATAATGAAGTAGATGAAGCTCTATCGGATGATGAAGACGATGGAGACAATGAGGATGAGGATGATGATGGGAATGATGTTGGAGAAGATAAGGGAGATGAAAATTTAGAAGAGaaacaagagaaaaatgaagaagaaatgGATGATGTTGAGCAGAATGGATCTGTTGAGAATCAATCAGGAGATGCTTTGGAAAACGAGACAGATTCTACATCAAGGGGACAGAAAAGAAAGCATTGTCCTGAAATGGAGGACGAGGAAGAG gaaTCAGATTCTGATAATGAGGATGACGATACCCCTATGTCGTACAAAGCACTTTTGTCAGATTCACGCAAAAAAGGTCGAATTGTTCCAGAAAACGAGGATGATGCAGTATTTGATGTTGATGATGAG AAAGGCCACGCACCAGCTAATatagatgaagaagaagatgacgAAGACAATGAAGATGAGGAAGTACCGGAATCTGATGATGACGATGAGTTCGAGGATATGGCTGCATTGATCGAACGTCAGATTAGCGATGCAGTAGATGAAAAAGATCAATGA
- the syx-7 gene encoding t-SNARE coiled-coil homology domain-containing protein (Confirmed by transcript evidence) translates to MDFNRDAGNETASQLQLNIQNLNQQVIQLESFITNLSDSSESGQRERELFNRKAHNAQELSKETNALLKRLVVMSNSDKNLRGVRERLQNEYIGVLNRLQASQRKAAQTEKAGMVAAEMDAQAARDAAEYDMYGNNGRSGGQMQMTAQQQGNLQDMKERQNALQQLERDIGDVNAIFAELANIVHEQGDMVDSIEANVEHAQIYVEQGAQNVQQAVYYNQKARQKKLLLLCFFVILIFIIGLTLYLAK, encoded by the exons ATGGATTTCAATCGAGATGCCGGCAATGAGACAGCCAGTCAGCTTCAACTCaatattcagaatttaaatCAACAAG TTATTCAATTGGAATCCTTTATCACAAATCTATCAGATAGCAGTGAATCAGGACAAAGAGAACGGGAGCTTTTCAATCGC aaagcTCATAATGCTCAGGAACTCTCGAAGGAAACCAATGCCCTGCTGAAAAGATTAGTTGTGATGAGCAACTCTGAT aagaaCTTACGAGGAGTCCGAGAGCGTCTTCAAAATGAGTATATCGGAGTGCTCAACCGCCTTCAAGCATCTCAACGAAAAGCTGCACAAACTGAAAAAGCTGGAATGGTTGCAGCAGAAATGGATGCTCAAGCGGCACGTGATGCTGCCGAATACGATATGTACGGAAATAATGGACGAAGTGGTGGACAGATGCAGATGACGGCACAGCAACAAGGAAATTTGCAAGATATGAAAGAACGACAAAATGCATTACAACAATTGGAACGAGATATTGGAGATGTTAATGCG attttcgccGAACTCGCGAATATCGTACACGAACAAGGAGATATGGTGGATTCGATTGAGGCAAATGTGGAGCATGCACAGATTTACGTTGAACAG gGTGCTCAAAATGTGCAACAAGCCGTCTACTACAATCAGAAAGCCCGTCAAAAGAAGCTTCTCCTTCTCTGTTTCTTTGTTATTCTTATCTTTATCATTGGATTAACCCTCTACCTGGCTAAG